One Micromonospora eburnea genomic region harbors:
- a CDS encoding AfsR/SARP family transcriptional regulator encodes MAEAGGGGDVPGLAFSVLGPLEVRGRSGPILLPGARQRVVLAALLLRRNRVVSVDEMIDGLWPQSPPATAREQVLTVVSSLRRLLGDAGRPAADRLVVTRSPGYLLRIEDEQLDLARAERLLRDADQDGLPATVRAAALRSALALWRGPELTDVPAPFAVTEAHRLTELRLATMEKLVEVEFALHRHVELIPELTRLVAEHPLRERLRGQLMTALNAVGRTAEALEVYRAGRRRMADELGLEPGAELRRLERVILAGAEDRAGRDRSQSPPVPDDPPAGTGAGTHPPAAIAPAPAAIPAQLPADISDFTGRAAEVDELCARLTSSGSAGLTAVPVVILSGIPGVGKSALATHVGHLLRARFPDGQLYVGLRGTHDRPQEPAEVLGRVLVALGVHRAAVPDDVEDRVLLYRSVTAERRVLVVLDDAASAAQVRPLVPGGSGCAVLVTSRSDLGDVEGGHHLYLDVLPDEDALALLRATAGAERVAAEPSVAARLLELCGWLPLAVRIVGARLATRPHWSLRRLADRLADQHRLDELHHGDLEIRASLELSFRGLDPHADSAAQLLSLLTAPSFPGWAAAAVLQRPVVVAEALLDQLVQHRIVEYAGRDAAGQDRYRFHDLVGLLLRERAAARIDEAARRTAVVAGLNAWLGYALLAMRGLPDKQFPGLEPALRGTPLLDPAARSAATADPVGWYEAESESLLAGVRQAYQLGLDELCGALTHVLGPFLEMRGAVDVWRSINSLAEAAAERAGDRRMMALAMLYRSRADEYLAVPEVARYAERAAELFETLDDDCGQAHALNRLTYLRGYQGHLPQARQAAERALVLAERVGSLWCAARARQHLGAIEREHGRLREAEEQLWRALDLYTACDSRSSQADAMNGLARVYHDQGRFTDAIELLTTTLSIFRELRDPYGEVITLYRFAGTYLAAGRDAEAVVAAEQVLAIAEAISYSTAAAEALSVLAAARRRAGRLAAAADLLTAAISVGRNEGERWLGRALLTLGDIREEQGDHDGALTAWREAADLLHGVAHPSARDADSRLAAGLPLPPPARRATAPEEQRDQMA; translated from the coding sequence GTGGCTGAAGCGGGTGGCGGAGGCGACGTACCGGGGCTGGCGTTCAGCGTCCTGGGCCCGCTGGAGGTACGGGGACGATCGGGGCCCATCCTGCTGCCCGGCGCCCGCCAGCGCGTCGTCCTGGCCGCGCTGCTGCTGCGGCGCAACCGGGTGGTCTCGGTGGACGAGATGATCGACGGGCTCTGGCCGCAGTCGCCTCCGGCGACTGCCCGGGAACAGGTGCTGACGGTGGTGTCGTCGCTGCGCCGGCTGCTCGGCGACGCCGGCAGACCGGCCGCCGACCGGCTGGTGGTCACCCGCAGTCCGGGCTACCTGCTGCGGATCGAGGACGAGCAGCTCGATCTGGCGCGGGCCGAGCGGCTACTGCGTGACGCGGACCAGGACGGGCTGCCGGCGACGGTCAGGGCGGCCGCGTTGCGATCCGCGTTGGCGCTGTGGCGGGGGCCGGAGCTGACCGACGTGCCGGCGCCGTTCGCGGTCACCGAGGCGCACCGGCTGACCGAGCTGCGGTTGGCCACCATGGAGAAGCTGGTCGAGGTGGAGTTCGCGCTGCACCGGCACGTCGAGCTGATCCCAGAGCTGACCCGGCTGGTGGCCGAGCATCCGCTGCGCGAGCGGCTGCGCGGGCAACTGATGACCGCGCTGAACGCGGTCGGGCGTACCGCCGAGGCGTTGGAGGTGTATCGGGCCGGACGCCGACGCATGGCCGACGAGCTGGGCCTCGAGCCCGGCGCCGAACTGCGGCGGCTGGAGCGGGTCATCCTGGCCGGTGCCGAAGACCGCGCCGGCCGCGACCGGAGCCAGTCGCCGCCGGTGCCGGACGACCCGCCGGCGGGGACCGGCGCCGGCACCCACCCGCCGGCCGCGATCGCGCCCGCGCCGGCCGCGATTCCGGCCCAGCTGCCCGCGGACATCAGTGACTTCACCGGCCGGGCCGCGGAGGTGGACGAGCTGTGCGCCCGGTTGACCTCGTCCGGATCGGCGGGGCTGACCGCCGTCCCGGTGGTGATCCTGTCCGGCATCCCCGGGGTCGGCAAGAGCGCCCTGGCCACCCACGTGGGCCACCTGCTGCGGGCGCGGTTTCCGGACGGCCAGCTGTACGTCGGGCTGCGCGGGACGCACGACCGGCCACAGGAGCCGGCGGAGGTGTTGGGCCGGGTGCTCGTCGCCCTGGGTGTCCACCGTGCCGCGGTACCCGACGATGTCGAGGACCGGGTCCTGCTCTACCGCTCCGTCACCGCGGAGCGCCGGGTGCTGGTGGTGCTCGACGACGCGGCGAGCGCGGCGCAGGTGCGCCCCCTGGTGCCGGGTGGTTCCGGTTGCGCCGTGCTCGTCACCAGCCGCTCCGACCTGGGCGATGTGGAAGGCGGCCACCACCTGTACCTTGACGTGCTCCCCGACGAGGACGCGTTGGCGCTGCTGAGGGCGACGGCGGGTGCGGAGCGTGTGGCGGCCGAGCCGTCCGTCGCCGCGCGTCTCCTTGAGCTGTGCGGATGGTTGCCGCTGGCGGTCCGCATCGTCGGTGCGCGGCTGGCCACCCGGCCGCACTGGTCGCTGCGCCGGCTGGCTGACCGGTTGGCCGACCAGCACCGCCTGGACGAGCTGCACCACGGCGACCTTGAGATACGGGCCAGCCTGGAACTCAGCTTCCGCGGTCTCGATCCGCACGCCGACTCCGCCGCGCAGCTACTGTCGTTGCTGACCGCCCCGAGCTTTCCCGGCTGGGCCGCCGCGGCGGTGCTGCAGCGGCCCGTCGTGGTCGCCGAGGCGTTGCTCGACCAGTTGGTGCAACACCGCATCGTCGAGTACGCCGGCCGGGACGCCGCCGGCCAGGACCGGTATCGGTTCCACGACCTGGTCGGGTTGCTGCTGCGGGAACGGGCCGCGGCCCGGATCGACGAGGCGGCACGGCGTACGGCCGTGGTGGCGGGGCTCAACGCCTGGCTCGGTTACGCGTTGTTGGCCATGCGGGGGCTGCCCGACAAGCAGTTCCCCGGGCTGGAGCCGGCGCTGCGGGGCACCCCTCTGCTCGACCCGGCGGCGCGGTCCGCCGCGACGGCTGATCCTGTCGGCTGGTACGAGGCGGAGAGCGAATCACTGCTGGCCGGCGTACGCCAGGCGTACCAGCTGGGGCTGGATGAGCTGTGCGGGGCGCTGACGCACGTGCTCGGGCCGTTCCTGGAGATGCGCGGAGCGGTCGACGTCTGGCGGTCGATCAACTCGCTCGCCGAGGCGGCGGCCGAACGCGCCGGTGACCGGCGGATGATGGCATTGGCGATGTTGTACCGCAGCCGGGCCGACGAGTACCTGGCCGTCCCCGAGGTCGCCCGCTATGCGGAGCGGGCGGCGGAACTGTTCGAAACGCTCGACGACGACTGCGGCCAGGCGCACGCCCTCAACCGGTTGACCTACCTGCGGGGTTACCAGGGCCACCTGCCGCAGGCTCGGCAGGCGGCGGAGCGGGCCCTGGTGCTGGCCGAGCGGGTCGGCAGCCTGTGGTGCGCCGCCCGCGCCCGGCAGCACCTCGGGGCGATCGAACGCGAACACGGCCGGCTGCGGGAGGCGGAGGAGCAGTTGTGGCGCGCGCTTGACCTCTACACGGCCTGCGACAGTAGGAGCAGCCAGGCCGACGCCATGAACGGCCTCGCCCGCGTCTATCACGACCAGGGCCGGTTCACGGACGCGATCGAGCTGCTCACCACCACTCTGTCGATCTTCCGTGAGCTGCGTGACCCGTACGGTGAGGTGATAACGCTGTACCGATTCGCCGGGACCTACCTGGCGGCCGGGCGCGACGCGGAGGCCGTGGTGGCGGCCGAGCAGGTACTGGCCATCGCCGAGGCGATCAGTTATTCGACGGCCGCCGCCGAGGCGCTGAGCGTACTGGCTGCCGCGCGTCGCCGGGCGGGCCGGCTGGCGGCGGCGGCGGACCTGCTGACCGCGGCGATCAGCGTCGGCCGCAACGAGGGGGAACGGTGGCTGGGCAGGGCACTGCTGACGCTCGGTGACATTCGGGAGGAACAGGGTGACCATGACGGCGCGCTGACCGCCTGGCGGGAAGCCGCCGACCTGCTCCACGGAGTCGCCCACCCCAGCGCCCGGGACGC
- a CDS encoding RHS repeat-associated core domain-containing protein: MRTIVTSRARRRRMRPISRRLAAVLAGTVASALAASALAVPAKPAVAAPLKWKPDVARERSVPGRDFVSPSARSAGAVRRFVPAASWPAPGVAEVALPATLAGLSAADRKDALAGGMSAAARMGSVPAGGLPVRVGAAGTARPDGLRVEVLGQEVARRADLPGLLLTVAATGPSGAAAANGIGAAGAGTSGVSVEVDYSGFRDAYGGDWGSRLRLVRLPACVLTTPERPDCRAGTPLPSRNDVRSGRLTADAPVSATATVLAATAAPSGSAGDYKASALSASSSWEAGGSAGDFSWSYPMEEVPAFGGPEPDLMLAYSSGSVDGRTVSTNNQSSWVGEGWDFSEGFIERRYGSCSDDVSVTPKPYDLCWETDNAFLSLGGRTVELVKDDATGAWHPRNDDGSRVERLTGAANGDDNGEYWKITSRDGTQYFYGLHRLPNWTTNAAVTESVWTVPVFGDDSGEPCHASTFASSYCNQAWRWNLDYVVDPNGNAMSYWYTKESNHYGRNLTATAGTAYVRGGYLSRIDYGQRSDTLYSATAPMQVVLGVEERCADGATCGTGTISKDTAKNWPDVPYDQNCDAGASCTDRYAPTFWTRKRLASVTTRVSGRDVDTWTLGYQYRAPGDGTSPSLWLASVTRTGKVGGSLALPAVTFEGVQLENRVDALEGIPPLYKWRMTDVYDESGGHVRVNYSGQECTRAAVPTPDTNTKRCFPQYWVPEGALQPQLDWFHKYVAVQVLEDDQSGVAGIEQTDYEYLGGGAWHHDDNELTPAKYRTWGEWRGFARVRVTHGAPGGVRSQRETLYLRGMDGDKLASGTRGVSVTDSEGGSVADHPSLAGFARESMTYDGVGGTVLDGEINDPWISAATATHGATKAYLTGIAKKRSRLALSTGGWRRTEVRTTYDSFGLPTEVNDLGDTATSADDECNRTTYARDTAKWMIDYEVRVERVGVACTVTPSRPADVLSDTRTFYDGSTTFGTAPTKGDETLTQELVSYSNGTPVYVQASRATYDSYGRTLDTFDELNQKTSTVFTPTTGPVTATTVTNPLGHATNTTFEPAWGVETATVDPNGRRTDLTYDPLGRSTAVWLPDRSKAGGATPTMKFSYLVRTTAPNVVTTETIRDDETYDREYAFYDGQLRERQTQQPAAGGGRIVTDTFYDSRGLEVKSNAAYWNDGTAGTTLLTVDDNAVPAQTRTVYDGNERETAEIFLSFGAEKWRTTTSYGGDRVSVTPPAGGTATTTITDAEGRTAELRQHSGGTPSGGYDATRYTYTRAGELASVTDPVGNVWRYTYDLRGRKVREEDPDKGATTYTYDDADQMLTATDARGAILAYTYDALGRKTAMYAGSTSGPKLADWTYDTLTNGIVVKGQPASSTRYVNGNAYTTSVNGYDSRYRSSGTTVTIPAAEGKLAGSYRVNTGYTPTGNPLSVSYPAAGGLAPETLRYGYDAYGRLQTAQTGLSTLLVSATYSPYDEPLQYTMQAVSGKQIAQTFYYDDATRKLSRALVDRNVSPLHLADVNYSYDGAGNVTRIADTPSGGPADTQCFRYDHLRRLTTAWTATDNCAAAPGAGVLGGPAPYWQSWTYDKTGNRLTETNYDTTTGAGNTSTSTYPPAGSAQPHTLSTVTTGGQANRYRYDATGNTTERTIGGATQSLDWNTEGDLASVTEGGKATEFLYDADGDRLIRREPDAVTLYLDNTELRLARSTDVVTATRYYDVGSTTAVRTTTGGLSFEAEDQHGTAQLAIDADDLSLTQRRYLPFGELRGTAPASWPDQKGYVGGTVDATTGLTHLGAREYDPDIGRFISVDPLIGTEDPQQMNGYAYADNTPITMSDPDGQWRVLPGGHYCDGCGGYNNPPPKKKPAKKAKKKAKKKPSPAAHHYCDGCDYSRRVSSAPAARHYCDGCDYMRKQAEARRLAREYAAKRAREEAARKAREALARKAREAAAKEKQKHQRCKLTSFWSSACRKAAGNAIGKGAKAVGHGAKVAGKWAWQNRSNILAVCSVVATVVCGIGAAISSGYDAYRDFRSGNYRSGALNLLSGATGGIGAAYGGASKVLLRGSNKVAGLRVPKLPTRLGARATGGMTRARDRASAAMYRGYVSTGYKSNAWGLASMGAGAANTAWGW; this comes from the coding sequence ATGAGAACGATCGTGACGAGTCGTGCGCGCCGGCGACGGATGCGCCCGATCAGCCGACGGCTGGCGGCGGTGCTGGCCGGCACGGTGGCGTCCGCCCTGGCGGCCAGCGCACTGGCCGTGCCGGCGAAACCCGCCGTGGCGGCCCCGCTCAAATGGAAGCCCGACGTGGCGCGGGAACGGTCGGTGCCCGGCCGGGACTTCGTGTCCCCGTCGGCGCGGTCGGCCGGCGCGGTGCGGCGGTTCGTGCCCGCGGCGTCCTGGCCGGCCCCCGGCGTCGCCGAGGTGGCGCTGCCGGCGACCCTGGCCGGGCTGTCCGCCGCGGACCGTAAGGACGCCCTGGCCGGAGGCATGTCCGCGGCCGCCCGGATGGGTTCGGTCCCGGCGGGCGGCCTGCCGGTGCGGGTCGGCGCGGCCGGCACCGCCCGGCCGGACGGCCTGCGGGTGGAGGTGCTCGGCCAGGAGGTCGCACGCCGGGCCGACCTGCCCGGCCTGCTGCTCACGGTGGCCGCCACCGGCCCGTCCGGCGCGGCGGCCGCCAACGGGATCGGTGCGGCGGGGGCCGGCACGTCCGGCGTCTCCGTCGAGGTGGACTACTCCGGGTTCCGCGACGCGTACGGTGGCGACTGGGGGTCCCGGCTGCGCCTGGTGCGACTTCCGGCGTGCGTGCTGACCACCCCGGAGCGCCCGGACTGCCGCGCCGGCACACCGCTGCCGTCCCGTAACGACGTCCGTTCCGGGCGGCTGACCGCCGACGCCCCGGTGAGCGCCACGGCCACCGTGCTGGCGGCCACCGCCGCCCCGTCCGGTAGCGCCGGCGACTACAAGGCGAGCGCCCTGTCGGCGTCGTCGTCCTGGGAGGCGGGCGGCTCGGCCGGCGACTTCAGCTGGTCGTACCCGATGGAGGAGGTGCCCGCCTTCGGTGGCCCGGAGCCCGACCTCATGCTGGCGTACTCGTCGGGCAGCGTGGACGGGCGGACGGTGTCGACGAACAACCAGTCGTCGTGGGTCGGTGAGGGCTGGGACTTCAGCGAGGGCTTCATCGAGCGGCGGTACGGCTCGTGCTCCGACGACGTCTCGGTCACCCCGAAGCCGTACGACCTGTGCTGGGAGACCGACAACGCCTTCCTCTCGCTCGGCGGGCGCACCGTGGAGCTGGTGAAGGACGACGCCACCGGCGCGTGGCACCCGCGCAACGACGACGGGTCCCGGGTGGAGCGCCTGACCGGCGCCGCGAACGGGGACGACAACGGGGAATACTGGAAGATCACCTCCCGGGACGGCACCCAGTACTTCTACGGGCTGCACCGGCTGCCGAACTGGACCACCAACGCCGCGGTGACCGAGTCGGTGTGGACGGTGCCGGTGTTCGGCGACGACAGCGGCGAGCCGTGCCACGCGAGCACCTTCGCGTCGTCGTACTGCAACCAGGCGTGGCGGTGGAACCTGGACTACGTCGTGGACCCGAACGGCAACGCGATGTCGTACTGGTACACGAAGGAGTCGAACCACTACGGCCGTAACCTGACCGCGACGGCCGGCACGGCGTACGTCCGCGGCGGCTACCTGAGCCGGATCGACTACGGGCAGCGGTCGGACACCCTCTACTCGGCGACGGCCCCGATGCAGGTGGTCCTCGGCGTGGAGGAGCGGTGCGCCGACGGCGCGACCTGTGGCACCGGGACGATCAGCAAGGACACCGCGAAGAACTGGCCGGACGTGCCGTACGACCAGAACTGCGACGCGGGCGCGAGCTGCACCGACCGGTACGCCCCGACCTTCTGGACCCGCAAGCGGCTGGCGAGCGTGACCACCCGGGTGTCGGGCCGGGACGTGGACACCTGGACATTGGGCTACCAGTACCGGGCCCCGGGGGACGGCACGTCGCCGTCGCTCTGGCTGGCCTCCGTCACCCGCACGGGCAAGGTGGGCGGCAGCCTGGCGCTGCCGGCGGTGACCTTCGAGGGCGTGCAACTGGAGAACCGGGTCGACGCGCTGGAGGGCATCCCGCCGCTGTACAAGTGGCGGATGACCGACGTGTACGACGAGTCCGGCGGGCACGTGCGGGTCAACTACTCGGGCCAGGAGTGCACCCGGGCGGCCGTCCCGACCCCGGACACGAACACCAAACGCTGCTTTCCCCAGTACTGGGTGCCGGAGGGCGCGTTGCAGCCGCAACTCGACTGGTTCCACAAGTACGTCGCGGTCCAGGTCCTCGAGGACGACCAGTCCGGCGTGGCCGGGATCGAGCAGACCGACTACGAGTACCTCGGCGGCGGCGCCTGGCACCACGACGACAACGAACTGACCCCGGCGAAGTACCGCACCTGGGGCGAGTGGCGCGGCTTCGCGCGGGTCCGGGTGACCCACGGCGCGCCCGGCGGGGTGCGCTCCCAGCGCGAGACGCTCTACCTGCGCGGGATGGACGGGGACAAGCTCGCCAGCGGCACCCGCGGCGTCTCGGTGACCGATTCCGAGGGCGGGTCGGTCGCCGACCATCCGAGCCTGGCCGGCTTCGCCCGGGAAAGCATGACCTACGACGGGGTCGGCGGGACCGTGCTGGACGGCGAGATCAACGACCCCTGGATCTCGGCGGCCACCGCCACGCACGGCGCGACGAAGGCGTACCTCACCGGCATCGCCAAGAAGCGCAGCCGGCTCGCGCTGTCGACCGGCGGCTGGCGGCGCACCGAGGTGCGGACCACCTACGACTCCTTCGGGCTGCCGACCGAGGTGAACGACCTCGGCGACACCGCGACGAGCGCCGACGACGAGTGCAACCGCACCACGTACGCCCGGGACACCGCCAAGTGGATGATCGACTATGAGGTGCGGGTGGAGCGGGTCGGCGTGGCCTGCACGGTGACGCCGTCCCGCCCGGCGGATGTCCTCTCCGACACGCGCACCTTCTATGACGGCTCGACCACCTTCGGGACCGCGCCGACGAAGGGCGACGAGACGCTGACCCAGGAGCTGGTGTCGTACTCGAACGGCACGCCGGTCTACGTGCAGGCCAGCCGGGCGACGTACGACAGCTACGGGCGCACCCTGGACACCTTCGACGAGCTGAACCAGAAGACCAGCACGGTCTTCACCCCGACCACCGGCCCGGTCACCGCGACCACGGTCACCAACCCGCTCGGGCACGCCACCAACACCACTTTCGAGCCGGCGTGGGGCGTGGAGACCGCGACCGTGGATCCGAACGGGCGGCGTACCGACCTGACCTACGACCCGCTCGGCCGATCCACCGCTGTCTGGCTCCCCGACCGGTCCAAGGCGGGCGGTGCCACGCCCACCATGAAGTTCTCCTACCTCGTCCGGACCACCGCGCCGAACGTGGTCACCACCGAGACGATCCGCGACGACGAGACGTACGACCGGGAGTACGCGTTCTACGACGGCCAGTTGCGGGAACGCCAGACGCAGCAGCCCGCCGCGGGCGGCGGACGGATCGTCACCGACACCTTCTACGACTCCCGCGGCCTGGAGGTGAAGAGCAACGCGGCCTACTGGAACGACGGCACCGCGGGCACCACCCTGCTGACCGTCGACGACAACGCCGTGCCGGCCCAGACCCGGACCGTCTACGACGGCAACGAGCGGGAGACGGCGGAGATCTTCCTCTCCTTCGGCGCGGAGAAGTGGCGCACCACCACCAGCTACGGCGGCGACCGCGTCTCGGTCACGCCGCCGGCGGGCGGCACGGCCACCACGACGATCACCGATGCGGAGGGGCGCACGGCCGAGCTGCGCCAGCACTCCGGGGGCACGCCGAGCGGCGGTTACGACGCCACCCGCTACACGTACACCAGGGCTGGTGAGCTGGCCAGCGTGACCGACCCGGTGGGCAACGTCTGGCGGTACACGTACGACCTCCGGGGCCGGAAGGTGCGGGAGGAGGACCCGGACAAGGGCGCCACCACCTACACCTACGACGATGCCGACCAGATGCTGACCGCCACCGACGCGCGCGGCGCCATCCTGGCCTACACGTACGACGCGCTCGGCCGGAAGACCGCCATGTACGCCGGGTCGACCTCCGGCCCGAAGCTGGCGGATTGGACCTACGACACCCTGACCAACGGGATCGTGGTGAAGGGGCAGCCCGCCTCGTCCACCCGGTACGTCAACGGCAACGCGTACACCACGTCGGTCAACGGCTACGACTCCCGCTACCGTTCGTCGGGCACCACGGTCACCATCCCGGCGGCGGAGGGCAAGCTGGCCGGCAGCTACCGGGTGAACACCGGGTACACCCCGACCGGTAACCCGTTGTCCGTCTCGTACCCGGCGGCCGGCGGCCTCGCCCCCGAGACCCTGCGGTACGGCTACGACGCGTACGGCCGGCTCCAGACGGCGCAGACGGGCCTGTCCACGCTGCTCGTCTCGGCCACCTACAGCCCGTACGACGAGCCGTTGCAGTACACGATGCAGGCGGTGTCGGGCAAGCAGATCGCGCAGACGTTCTACTACGACGACGCGACCCGCAAGCTCAGCCGCGCGCTGGTGGACCGCAACGTGTCACCGCTGCACCTGGCCGACGTCAACTACTCCTACGACGGCGCCGGCAACGTCACCCGGATCGCCGACACCCCCTCCGGCGGCCCGGCCGACACCCAGTGCTTCCGGTACGACCACCTGCGCCGGCTCACCACCGCCTGGACGGCGACCGACAACTGCGCGGCCGCGCCCGGGGCGGGCGTGCTGGGCGGGCCCGCGCCGTACTGGCAGTCCTGGACCTACGACAAGACCGGCAACCGGCTCACCGAGACCAACTACGACACCACCACCGGCGCCGGGAACACCAGCACCTCCACCTATCCACCTGCCGGGTCGGCCCAGCCGCACACGCTCTCGACCGTGACGACCGGCGGCCAGGCGAACCGCTACCGCTACGACGCGACCGGCAACACCACCGAACGTACGATCGGCGGCGCCACCCAGAGCCTGGACTGGAACACCGAGGGAGACCTGGCCTCGGTCACCGAGGGAGGCAAGGCCACGGAGTTCCTGTACGACGCCGACGGGGACCGGTTGATCCGCCGCGAACCGGACGCCGTCACCCTCTACCTGGACAACACGGAACTGCGGCTCGCCAGGTCCACGGACGTGGTGACGGCGACCCGGTACTACGACGTCGGCTCGACCACCGCGGTGCGTACCACCACGGGTGGGCTCTCGTTCGAGGCGGAGGACCAGCACGGGACGGCGCAACTGGCCATCGATGCCGACGACCTGTCCCTGACCCAACGCCGCTACCTGCCCTTCGGCGAGTTGCGCGGCACAGCTCCGGCGAGCTGGCCGGACCAGAAGGGGTACGTGGGCGGCACGGTCGACGCCACCACCGGGCTGACCCATCTCGGTGCCCGCGAGTACGACCCGGACATCGGCCGGTTCATCTCGGTCGATCCGCTCATCGGCACCGAAGACCCGCAGCAGATGAACGGGTACGCGTACGCCGACAACACCCCGATCACGATGAGCGACCCGGACGGGCAGTGGCGGGTGCTGCCCGGCGGGCACTACTGCGACGGTTGCGGCGGCTACAACAACCCGCCGCCGAAGAAGAAGCCCGCGAAGAAGGCCAAGAAGAAGGCGAAGAAGAAGCCCTCTCCGGCGGCGCACCACTACTGCGACGGCTGCGACTACTCCAGGCGGGTCTCGTCGGCGCCGGCCGCGCGCCACTACTGCGACGGCTGTGACTACATGCGCAAGCAGGCGGAGGCCCGGCGCCTGGCCCGGGAGTACGCCGCCAAGCGGGCCCGGGAGGAGGCCGCCCGTAAGGCGCGGGAGGCGCTGGCGAGGAAGGCTCGCGAGGCCGCGGCCAAGGAGAAGCAGAAGCACCAGCGGTGCAAGCTGACCAGCTTCTGGAGCAGCGCCTGCCGCAAGGCGGCCGGCAACGCCATCGGCAAGGGGGCCAAGGCGGTCGGACACGGCGCCAAGGTGGCCGGAAAGTGGGCCTGGCAGAACCGCTCGAACATCCTGGCCGTGTGTTCGGTCGTCGCCACGGTGGTCTGCGGGATCGGGGCGGCGATCAGCAGCGGGTACGACGCGTACCGGGATTTCCGGAGCGGCAACTATCGATCCGGGGCGCTCAACCTGCTCTCCGGTGCCACCGGTGGGATCGGAGCCGCCTACGGTGGCGCCTCGAAGGTCCTGCTCCGCGGCTCGAACAAGGTCGCCGGGCTCCGGGTGCCGAAACTGCCGACCCGGCTCGGCGCCCGTGCCACCGGGGGCATGACCCGGGCCCGGGACCGGGCGAGCGCGGCCATGTACCGCGGCTACGTGAGCACGGGGTACAAGTCGAACGCCTGGGGCCTGGCCAGTATGGGCGCCGGCGCCGCCAACACCGCGTGGGGGTGGTAG